One Triticum dicoccoides isolate Atlit2015 ecotype Zavitan chromosome 3B, WEW_v2.0, whole genome shotgun sequence genomic window, CCTATGCTTATTCTTGAAAAATATATTCTCCCTACGACCCATATTAATTGTTGCCAATTTAATCTAAAGTGCGATAATTAATATGGATCAAAGGGATTAGTGAATTTAAAACATCTGTGACATGAGGCAATGAGTCATACTAAGTATGCAACATCCGTAAACTTTCATTCAAGAAAAATCATATAACAATGCAATAACAATTTTGTAAATAATCTCACATCTGGGAAAATTTGTAATTGGGCCATGTGACGGGGAAGCAAAACTTTACCAAAGTTTTTGTGGGATTGGTTTCAGCCGAAACTAAACACACCACTAAAGCCACAAAGAAAGCCACTCCTAACCGCAAATTAGAAAATTATAGATTTTCTTGTTTGAAAATTTAATTATCATGAGATTAGAAGTTTGAACTGCAAGATACTAGCATATGGTACATCTAGCTAGTCCAAACTCGACTGCGCCTTGGACCAATTTGGCACATATATCGTCACAATCTTAACACACGCATGGCCGCCCTAGCGCGGGCTAGGATTTTGGCCAATTTAGGCCATATGGCCTGCTAGATCAATCCTAGCACCTCCGAGCTAACCGTAAGAGAAATGGTGATGAAAAACCAAAAAGAGCTATATGGTATGTGTGCAATATATGCATGCCCTCACATGGTGGGCTTTAAGAGCGAACTTCTATCACAGCTGGAAAATTATGTTGTAAATTTTGGTCGAGCATTTCCAATCATATTTGTATTAGAAACATTTAGATGTGTCAGGGGATGACTCCAACATTGTGCATTTGGGATCTATAGAGAGTTCTAGAATATAGGTATGCAATATCAGTCCATGTTAGATCCGATCGGGGACACCCCATACTTGGGGAATGCGCCCCACATTGTGATATCGAAAGCATACGGCAGTGCTCCTTAAAGCTAATGATACATGTCGGCAATATTAACAACTCTGATCCATCATCTATGTGACACGATGCCAAGTGCTCGCATGTGCCAAGTTTTTGCCTAGCTAGCATCTCTTTCCAGAGCATTTTTTGCCAGGGCATGGAAAAGTGAGCACATACTAATGAAACAACTCTCTGTCGTTCCATGCAGGTGCTACTACAGGTGCACGTACCACCAGGATCATGGCTGTTCGGCGAGCAAGCACGTGGAGCAGCACAACTCGGCGGACCCGCCGCTGTTCCGCGTGGTCTACACGAACGATCACACATGCAGCGGCGCTGCTGCTTCCGCATCGGACTACATGGCCTCATCGATGCAAATCCAGCAGATCGCTGACGCCTCTCTGAGAAAGGCCGACACGGAAGCGGAAAGGCCGCCGCGCCCGCAGCAGCCTCGCTCCGGCGGTAGCTATGCCGCGGCGATAAAAGAGGAGAAAGACGCCATCGTCTCCTCCCTGCTCACCGTCATCAGAGGCAGCTGTGACGTTGTGAAATCTGACACTGCGCACGAGGGCTACAGCAGTGCGTCGCTGGCTACTAACTGCTACGCGATGTCATCCCCGTCGGTGGCCGGAGGTAGCCGTGAGGGTAGTAGCAGCTCTTCGGTTTCGCCAGTGGTGCTGCCGGCGCCAGATGACATGGGATTGGGACTGGACTTCATGGTGGAGTCCCACTGGTTCGAGCCTTTGGATTTGGGTTGGTTCGTAGAATAGTTGAGTACCTGAGCGTGTGCATTCGATTATCCTAACACGACGTCCTTTTTTCCTGAGATATGGTGGGGGTTAGACATGCTACTCACCATATCTCAAGTGAGAATCTAGCTGGGTGGGTGAGTTCACAACTGTTTTTGCTCACCATTGCACTTTAGAAGAGTTCTAGATGACGTCATGCACCCATCCATTTTTCTCTCTATAGGGAGAGACAAAGAGGAGTAATATATATACACCATATTTCTAAAATACAAGATTGTGAATATAGTGCATATGTAATTGGCTCTTCCTGCTCTTGTTGCCAAGATCTAAGAAATGACAGGATACAAG contains:
- the LOC119281650 gene encoding probable WRKY transcription factor 63 — encoded protein: MRGSNMLSSSGSNKRALQQDCSGGSHAQEHTKKKSRIGMRTDYTYAPYHDGFQWRKYGQKVIRGNAFPRCYYRCTYHQDHGCSASKHVEQHNSADPPLFRVVYTNDHTCSGAAASASDYMASSMQIQQIADASLRKADTEAERPPRPQQPRSGGSYAAAIKEEKDAIVSSLLTVIRGSCDVVKSDTAHEGYSSASLATNCYAMSSPSVAGGSREGSSSSSVSPVVLPAPDDMGLGLDFMVESHWFEPLDLGWFVE